Proteins from a genomic interval of Medicago truncatula cultivar Jemalong A17 chromosome 3, MtrunA17r5.0-ANR, whole genome shotgun sequence:
- the LOC11414804 gene encoding probable L-ascorbate peroxidase 6, chloroplastic/mitochondrial isoform X2: MADRVLLTPSLSSSPTTMATITGGAAARMIPSATRATVSLSTSRSFFSFSLASSSRSVSSLNCLRSSPRISHIFLNQRRGEVRVSSGRFGTVAFASDPDQLKSAREDIKELLKTKFCHPLLIRLGWHDAGTYNKNIEEWPQRGGANGSLRFEVELKHGANAGLVNALKLLQPIKDKYSGVTYADLFQLASATAVEEAGGPKIPMKYGRVDVTGPEQCPEEGRLPDAGPPSPADHLRQVFYRMGLNDKEIVALSGAHTLGRSRPDRSGWGKPETKYTKDGPGAPGGQSWTAQWLKFDNSYFKDIKEKKDEDLLVLPTDAALFDDPSFKVYAEKYAVDQEAFFKDYAEAHAKLSNLGAKFEPAEGVVVDGSPNVVGEKFVAAKYSSGKE; encoded by the exons ATGGCAGACCGTGTGTTACTCACTCCTTCACTCTCTTCTTCACCAACCACAATGGCTACTATCAccggcggcgccgccgcacgCATGATTCCCTCCGCCACTAGAGCCACCGTCTCACTTTCAACTTCCCGTTCGTtcttctcattttcattggCATCTTCTTCCCGTTCCGTTTCCTCGCTCAATTGCTTGCGTTCTTCTCCTCGCATTTCTCACATCTTTCTCAATCAG CGAAGAGGAGAAGTTCGCGTTTCGAGTGGACGATTCGGAACGGTTGCCTTTGCGTCTGATCCTGATCAGTTGAAGAGCGCTAGAGAAGATATCAAGGAGCTTCTTAAGACTAAGTTCTGTCATCCTCTTTTG ATTCGTTTGGGATGGCATGATGCTGGTACTTATAATAAGAATATTGAGGAGTGGCCACAGAGAGGTGGAGCCAATGGTAGCTTAAGATTTGAAGTTGAGTTGAAACATGGAGCCAATGCTG GCCTTGTAAATGCATTGAAACTTCTCCAGCCAATCAAAGACAAATATTCAGGCGTGACATATGCAGACTTATTTCAGTTAGCTAGTGCTACAGCTGTGGAG GAAGCTGGAGGCCCAAAAATTCCCATGAAATATGGAAGAGTTGACGTCACTGGACCTGAACAATGCCCTGAAGAAGGGAGACTTCCTG aTGCTGGCCCCCCTTCACCTGCTGATCATTTGCGTCAAGTTTTCTACCGAATGGGGTTGAATGACAAG GAAATTGTTGCATTATCTGGTGCGCACACACTGGGGCGGTCTAGACCAGACCGCAGTGGCTGGGGCAAACCTGAGACTAAATACACG AAAGATGGGCCAGGAGCACCTGGGGGACAATCCTGGACTGCACAATGGTTAAAGTTTGACAACTCTTACTTCAAG gacatcaaagaaaaaaaggatgAAGATCTATTGGTATTGCCAACTGATGCTGCTCTTTTTGACGATCCTTCCTTCAAG GTATATGCTGAGAAATATGCTGTAGATCAGGAAGCATTCTTTAAAGATTATGCTGAAGCACATGCCAAACTCAGCAACCTTGGAGCAAAGTTTGAACCTGCAGAG GGCGTTGTGGTAGATGGTTCTCCAAATGTAGTGGGAGAGAAGTTTGTAGCAGCCAAGTACTCCTCTGGAAAG GAGTAA
- the LOC11414030 gene encoding dnaJ homolog subfamily B member 13, which yields MGLNGDASREDDLTMSPRIGCCLCRHRSLEISRLPSNSMPSTSRNNTINDTKMNKQKRSRSVGSSDNFIPTPSSLNSSISGNLTMPSRMQSRNGSSRRSGTPIMYSNSSGRLKPPPIEKNIECTLDELCHGCKKTVMITRDVLTDIGGVVQEEELLTINVQPGWKKGTKIKFEGKGNERPNYAYSEDIIFYISEKRHQLFKREGDDLELCVEIPLLKALTGCTISVPLLGGEHMDLTLDEIIYPGYQKIITDQGMPISTEPEKRGNLRITFLVEFPTHLTDNQRSDVFGILQNSC from the exons ATGGGATTGAATGGAGATGCATCAAGAGAAGATGATCTAACGATGAGTCCAAGAATAGGATGTTGTTTATGTAGGCATCGAAGCTTAGAAATTTCACGTTTACCTTCTAATTCAATGCCTTCTACGTCAAGAAACAATACAATCAACGACACAAAGATGAACAAACAAAAGAGAAGCAGGAGCGTGGGAAGCTCTGATAATTTTATTCCTACTCCTTCTTCATTGAATAGTAGTATTAGTGGAAATTTGACAATGCCTTCTCGTATGCAGTCAAGAAATGGTAGCTCTCGTAGAAGTGGAACTCCAATAATGTACTCTAATTCATCTGGGAGGTTAAAACCTCCACCAATTgagaaaaatattgaatgtACCCTTGATGAATTGTGTCATGGTTGCAAGAAAACGGTCATGATTACAAGAGATGTCCTCACAGATATCGG GGGTGTAGTTCAAGAGGAGGAACTATTAACAATAAATGTACAACCAGGATGGAAGAAAGGAAcaaagattaaatttgaagGAAAAGGGAATGAGAGACCTAATTATGCATACTCAGAagacataatattttatatatctgAGAAAAgacatcaattatttaaaagaGAAGGGGATGACTTGGAATTATGTGTTGAAATTCCCTTGCTAAAGGCACTTACAGGATGTACAATATCAGTTCCATTGCTGGGTGGAGAGCATATGGATTTGACACTAGATGAGATCATATACCCCGGCTATCAGAAGATTATTACTGACCAAGGTATGCCAATTTCAACAGAACCAGAGAAGAGAGGAAACTTAAGAATTACATTTCTTGTTGAGTTTCCAACACATCTCACAGATAATCAAAGATCTGATGTTTTTGGTATTTTACAGAATTCTTGTTAG
- the LOC11414804 gene encoding probable L-ascorbate peroxidase 6, chloroplastic/mitochondrial isoform X1: protein MADRVLLTPSLSSSPTTMATITGGAAARMIPSATRATVSLSTSRSFFSFSLASSSRSVSSLNCLRSSPRISHIFLNQRRGEVRVSSGRFGTVAFASDPDQLKSAREDIKELLKTKFCHPLLIRLGWHDAGTYNKNIEEWPQRGGANGSLRFEVELKHGANAGLVNALKLLQPIKDKYSGVTYADLFQLASATAVEEAGGPKIPMKYGRVDVTGPEQCPEEGRLPDAGPPSPADHLRQVFYRMGLNDKEIVALSGAHTLGRSRPDRSGWGKPETKYTKDGPGAPGGQSWTAQWLKFDNSYFKDIKEKKDEDLLVLPTDAALFDDPSFKVYAEKYAVDQEAFFKDYAEAHAKLSNLGAKFEPAEGVVVDGSPNVVGEKFVAAKYSSGKKELSDAMRKKIRAEYEAVGGSPDKALKSNYFLNIIIVIAALAILTYLFGN from the exons ATGGCAGACCGTGTGTTACTCACTCCTTCACTCTCTTCTTCACCAACCACAATGGCTACTATCAccggcggcgccgccgcacgCATGATTCCCTCCGCCACTAGAGCCACCGTCTCACTTTCAACTTCCCGTTCGTtcttctcattttcattggCATCTTCTTCCCGTTCCGTTTCCTCGCTCAATTGCTTGCGTTCTTCTCCTCGCATTTCTCACATCTTTCTCAATCAG CGAAGAGGAGAAGTTCGCGTTTCGAGTGGACGATTCGGAACGGTTGCCTTTGCGTCTGATCCTGATCAGTTGAAGAGCGCTAGAGAAGATATCAAGGAGCTTCTTAAGACTAAGTTCTGTCATCCTCTTTTG ATTCGTTTGGGATGGCATGATGCTGGTACTTATAATAAGAATATTGAGGAGTGGCCACAGAGAGGTGGAGCCAATGGTAGCTTAAGATTTGAAGTTGAGTTGAAACATGGAGCCAATGCTG GCCTTGTAAATGCATTGAAACTTCTCCAGCCAATCAAAGACAAATATTCAGGCGTGACATATGCAGACTTATTTCAGTTAGCTAGTGCTACAGCTGTGGAG GAAGCTGGAGGCCCAAAAATTCCCATGAAATATGGAAGAGTTGACGTCACTGGACCTGAACAATGCCCTGAAGAAGGGAGACTTCCTG aTGCTGGCCCCCCTTCACCTGCTGATCATTTGCGTCAAGTTTTCTACCGAATGGGGTTGAATGACAAG GAAATTGTTGCATTATCTGGTGCGCACACACTGGGGCGGTCTAGACCAGACCGCAGTGGCTGGGGCAAACCTGAGACTAAATACACG AAAGATGGGCCAGGAGCACCTGGGGGACAATCCTGGACTGCACAATGGTTAAAGTTTGACAACTCTTACTTCAAG gacatcaaagaaaaaaaggatgAAGATCTATTGGTATTGCCAACTGATGCTGCTCTTTTTGACGATCCTTCCTTCAAG GTATATGCTGAGAAATATGCTGTAGATCAGGAAGCATTCTTTAAAGATTATGCTGAAGCACATGCCAAACTCAGCAACCTTGGAGCAAAGTTTGAACCTGCAGAG GGCGTTGTGGTAGATGGTTCTCCAAATGTAGTGGGAGAGAAGTTTGTAGCAGCCAAGTACTCCTCTGGAAAG AAAGAGCTGTCTGATGCTATGAGGAAGAAGATACGGGCTGAATATGAGGCTGTTGGCGGAAGCCCAGATAAGGCTCTAAAGTCAAACTATTTCCTAAACATCATAATTGTTATTGCTGCTTTGGCTATTTTGACCTATCTGTTTGGAAACTAA
- the LOC11411505 gene encoding aldehyde dehydrogenase family 3 member H1, translating to MSGEDHSQKKVMFDGEAASSLVKELRVSFSSGKTRSYEWRISQVKALLKMVDEQQDQIIDALRSDLAKPPLETVVYEIGMFKNSCEVTLKELKQWMAPEKAKTSVTTFPSSAEIVPEPLGVVLVISAWNYPFLLSLDPVVGAIAAGNAVVLKPSEIAPASSSLLANLLGRYMDNSSVRVVEGAVDETTALLQQKWDKIFYTGNGKVGRIVMAAAAKHLTPVVLELGGKSPTVVDSNVNLEVTARRIISGKWCCNNGQACISPDYVITTKDFAPKLVDALKKELESFFGKNPIESNDLSRIVSSNHFARLIKMLDDDKVSGKIVYGGEKDESKLRIAPTIVLDAPQDSLIMSEEIFGPLLPIITVNKLEESFDVINAGTKPLAAYLFTNDNKFKEQFVKNVSAGGLLINDTVLHLVVHTLPFGGVGDSGMGAYHGKFSFDAFTHRKAVLYRGFTGDASIRYPPYTDTKQKLMKALVAGDVTGVVRALFGWS from the exons ATGTCGGGTGAAGATCATTCACAAAAGAAGGTGATGTTTGACGGAGAAGCGGCTTCGTCGTTGGTGAAGGAGCTGAGGGTGAGCTTTAGTTCTGGTAAGACACGAAGTTATGAATGGAGAATATCACAAGTGAAAGCTCTTTTGAAGATGGTTGATGAACAACAGGATCAAATCATTGATGCTTTGCGTTCTGACCTTGCTAAACCACCGCTTGAAACTGTTGTCTACGAG ATTGGTATGTTTAAAAACTCATGTGAAGTCACACTGAAGGAATTGAAACAATGGATGGCCCCAGAGAAG GCTAAAACTTCAGTCACAACTTTTCCTTCTTCAGCTGAAATAGTACCTGAACCACTCGGTGTTGTGTTAGTCATCTCTGCATGGAACTATCCATTTC TGCTGTCGCTTGATCCAGTCGTTGGAGCTATAGCAGCTGGAAACGCTGTGGTTCTAAAACCATCAGAAATTGCTCCAGCCTCGTCTTCACTGCTGGCAAACTTATTAGGGAGGTACATGGATAACTCATCTGTAAGAGTTGTGGAGGGTGCAGTTGATGAAACTACCGCATTGTTGCAGCAGAAGTGGGACAAAATTTTCTATACAg GTAACGGAAAAGTGGGGCGGATAGTGATGGCTGCTGCTGCAAAACACCTCACACCAGTCGTTCTGGAGCTTGGAGGGAAATCTCCAACTGTTGTGGATTCAAATGTCAATTTAGAG GTTACAGCTAGACGGATAATTTCGGGAAAGTGGTGTTGTAACAATGGACAAGCCTGCATTTCTCCTGATTACGTTATAACAACAAAAGACTTTGCCCCCAAATTG GTTGATGCCTtaaagaaagaattggaaagcTTCTTTGGAAAGAATCCAATAGAATCCAATGATTTGTCGCGCATTGTGAGTTCTAACCACTTTGCTCGCTTGATAAAGATGTTGGACGACGATAAGGTTTCTGGCAAGATTGTTTATGGAGGTGAAAAGGATGAAAGCAAATT GAGGATTGCTCCCACTATTGTATTAGACGCTCCACAAGATTCTCTGATTATGAGCGAGGAGATCTTTGGTCCATTGCTTCCCATCATCACG GTGAACAAGCTGGAAGAAAGCTTCGATGTGATCAACGCAGGAACAAAGCCGCTTGCTGCATATTTATTTACAAATGACAACAAGTTCAAGGAGCAATTTGTGAAGAATGTTTCTGCTGGGGGTTTGCTTATCAATGACACTGTCTTACAT CTTGTGGTTCATACTTTGCCATTTGGGGGAGTTGGTGACAGTGGAATGGGTGCATACCATGGAAAATTCTCCTTTGATGCTTTTACTCACAGAAAGGCAGTTCTTTATCGCGGTTTTACGGGTGATGCATCGATAAGGTACCCACCTTACACTGATACAAAGCAGAAATTGATGAAGGCTCTAGTCGCCGGTGATGTTACTGGTGTTGTTCGTGCTCTTTTTGGATGGTCCTAa